Proteins found in one Oryza glaberrima chromosome 4, OglaRS2, whole genome shotgun sequence genomic segment:
- the LOC127771867 gene encoding uncharacterized protein LOC127771867 isoform X2 translates to MAEEYPSVVPCFGLHPWWVPERSPDWMDSLRRFFSETPEAAVGEIGLDKGSHGKTIDFGEQVEVFQQQLELAKELNKPVSVHCVRAFGDLLEILKRTGPFPAGVLLHSYLGSAEMVSSLEILGCYFSLSGFLTGMKSTKAKKMLKSMPLDRILLETDAPDALPKLDDISLLAVPVDSSSADNGESKKDSNSRASTTSNESLNHPSNIHIVMKYVASLLEISEIELAEVTYKNATKLFSYHGSKVHNEVEAV, encoded by the exons ATGGCCGAGGAGTACCCGTCCGTCGTCCCCTGCTTCGGCCTCCACCCATG GTGGGTACCGGAGAGATCGCCGGATTGGATGGATTCGCTCCGGCGGTTCTTCTCTGAAACACCAGAGGCGGCTGTTGGGGAG ATTGGTCTGGACAAAGGTTCACATGGAAAAACCATTGACTTTGGAGAACAG GTTGAAGTTTTCCAGCAGCAACTTGAACTTGCTAAGGAGTTGAACAAGCCTGTTTCTGTTCATTGTGTGCGCGCCTTTGGTGATCTTCTGGAGATACTAAA GCGAACTGGACCTTTCCCAGCTGGTGTGTTGCTGCATTCGTATCTAGGATCTGCAGAAATGGTGTCCAGCCTTGAAATTTTAGGCTGTTACTTTTCGTTGTCCGGCTTCCTTACAGGCATGAAATCCACGAAGGCAAAGAAAATGCTAAAATCA ATGCCCTTAGACAGAATTCTGCTAGAGACCGACGCACCGGATGCATTACCGAAATTGGATGATATTTCTCTATTAGCAGTACCTGTGGATAGCTCAAGTGCAGATAATGGAGAAAGTAAAAAAGATTCTAATTCACGGGCATCTACCACTTCAAATGAGTCTTTGAACCATCCATCTAATATCCACATT GTTATGAAGTATGTCGCCTCACTGCTTGAAATATCAGAAATAGAACTTGCTGAAGTGACGTACAAGAATGCGACCAAGCTGTTCTCTTATCATGGATCCAAAGTTCACAATGAAGTGGAAGCTGTGTGA
- the LOC127771867 gene encoding uncharacterized protein LOC127771867 isoform X1 → MAQAPARAASVVRLFDAHCHLQDPRVLSVAPSLIRAATAAGVARFAVNGTSEKDWHLVKQMAEEYPSVVPCFGLHPWWVPERSPDWMDSLRRFFSETPEAAVGEIGLDKGSHGKTIDFGEQVEVFQQQLELAKELNKPVSVHCVRAFGDLLEILKRTGPFPAGVLLHSYLGSAEMVSSLEILGCYFSLSGFLTGMKSTKAKKMLKSMPLDRILLETDAPDALPKLDDISLLAVPVDSSSADNGESKKDSNSRASTTSNESLNHPSNIHIVMKYVASLLEISEIELAEVTYKNATKLFSYHGSKVHNEVEAV, encoded by the exons ATGGCCCAGGCACCAGCGCGCGCCGCTTCCGTCGTGCGGCTCTTCGACGCGCACTGCCACCTGCAGGACCCGCGTGTGCTGTCCGTCGCCCCTTCCCTCAtacgcgccgccaccgccgccggcgtcgcgcgcTTCGCCGTCAACGGCACTTCCGAG AAAGACTGGCACCTGGTGAAGCAGATGGCCGAGGAGTACCCGTCCGTCGTCCCCTGCTTCGGCCTCCACCCATG GTGGGTACCGGAGAGATCGCCGGATTGGATGGATTCGCTCCGGCGGTTCTTCTCTGAAACACCAGAGGCGGCTGTTGGGGAG ATTGGTCTGGACAAAGGTTCACATGGAAAAACCATTGACTTTGGAGAACAG GTTGAAGTTTTCCAGCAGCAACTTGAACTTGCTAAGGAGTTGAACAAGCCTGTTTCTGTTCATTGTGTGCGCGCCTTTGGTGATCTTCTGGAGATACTAAA GCGAACTGGACCTTTCCCAGCTGGTGTGTTGCTGCATTCGTATCTAGGATCTGCAGAAATGGTGTCCAGCCTTGAAATTTTAGGCTGTTACTTTTCGTTGTCCGGCTTCCTTACAGGCATGAAATCCACGAAGGCAAAGAAAATGCTAAAATCA ATGCCCTTAGACAGAATTCTGCTAGAGACCGACGCACCGGATGCATTACCGAAATTGGATGATATTTCTCTATTAGCAGTACCTGTGGATAGCTCAAGTGCAGATAATGGAGAAAGTAAAAAAGATTCTAATTCACGGGCATCTACCACTTCAAATGAGTCTTTGAACCATCCATCTAATATCCACATT GTTATGAAGTATGTCGCCTCACTGCTTGAAATATCAGAAATAGAACTTGCTGAAGTGACGTACAAGAATGCGACCAAGCTGTTCTCTTATCATGGATCCAAAGTTCACAATGAAGTGGAAGCTGTGTGA
- the LOC127769929 gene encoding uncharacterized protein LOC127769929, translating into MSPSAAAKMRLGGGGGGGGGFMLGCGCRDAKAVAVAVSATSPCSAATETSTATTATWRRARTHPSASASASTGTLTVPSASSSFLWDDADAEADGEEVDFKRESSATTPSFSGLLRQLNELEQSVMTWGWKSPRRGNHFSPPPPPPPPPPLPLRPVVLHRAVDAGGKRSNKEGDAKFSSPPPSSHCPTTQLHRKVKSVDQRNREDDEAHFAPPAPPPLPLPPQQLRNVKGVDKGGSKEDSKHCPPPPQAPKHRKTKSCDNNDGFTAGKLDGSLAVVKQSEDPRGDFRRSMLNMIVENRIVTGDELRELLHRFLELNAPHHHDAILRAFAEIWDEVFAGPDEPRHGPPRPPPRQRTPPRRRHPLSAWRL; encoded by the coding sequence ATGAGCCCCAGCGCCGCGGCCAAGatgcggctcggcggcggcggcggcggcggtggcggtttcATGCTCGGGTGCGGCTGCAGGGATGCCAAGGCTGTGGCAGTGGCGGTGTCCGCCACGTCGCCGTGTTCCGCCGCCACGGAGACGTCCACGGCCACCACGGCGACCTGGCGCAGGGCCCGGACGCacccgtcggcgtcggcgtcggcgtcgacgggcACGCTGACCGTGCCGTCCGCCTCGTCGTCCTTCCTGTGGGACGATGCCGACGCTGAGGCCGACGGCGAAGAGGTCGACTTCAAGCGGGAGAGCTCTGCGACCACGCCGAGCTTCTCCGGCCTTCTGCGGCAGCTGAACGAGCTCGAGCAGAGCGTCATGACGTGGGGGTGGAAGAGCCCTCGCCGCGGTAATCACttctcgccaccgccgccgcctcctccgccaccgccgttaCCTTTACGGCCAGTCGTCCTGCACCGAGCTGTGGACGCCGGCGGGAAGCGCAGCAACAAAGAAGGCGATGCCAAGTTctcttcgccaccgccgtcttCCCATTGCCCGACGACCCAGCTGCACCGGAAGGTGAAGAGCGTTGACCAACGAAACAGAGAAGATGATGAAGCCCACTTCGCGCCACCGGCACCTCCGCCAttgcccttgccgccgcagcaGCTGCGGAACGTGAAGGGCGTGGACAAAGGCGGCAGCAAAGAAGACAGCAAGCACTGTCCGCCACCACCGCAGGCGCCGAAGCACCGGAAAACGAAGAGCTGCGACAACAACGACGGCTTCACCGCCGGAAAGCTCGACGGGAGCTTGGCGGTGGTGAAACAGTCCGAGGACCCACGCGGCGACTTCCGGCGGTCGATGCTGAACATGATCGTGGAGAACCGCATCGtgaccggcgacgagctccgggagCTGCTCCACCGCTTCCTCGAGCTGAACGCGCCGCACCACCACGACGCCATCCTCCGGGCCTTCGCCGAGATCTGGGACGAGGTGTTCGCCGGGCCGGACGAGCCCCGTCACGGTcccccgaggccgccgccccggcAGAGaacgccacctcgccgccggcacccTCTATCGGCTTGGCGCCTGTAG
- the LOC127769724 gene encoding protein FATTY ACID EXPORT 4, chloroplastic: MTAPVTTTTSSLLLLHHPAAAIRSLPSPPRPSAVARPGRSRRCALLRCSAVSELAPTASAAYGALLLGGGAFAYVRSGSKGSIFGGLSGSALMGIAYYLMQSPETKALGDAVGFGSTFLFASVFGIRLYNTRKLVPSGLLLVLSLGALGVFYSAYMQDKV, encoded by the exons ATGACGGCGCCggtgaccaccaccacctcctccctcctcctcctccaccaccctgccgccgccatccgttCCCTTCCCTCGCCACCTCGTCCCAGTGCTGTGGCCCGTCCCGGCCGCAGCCGGCGTTGTGCCCTCCTCCGGTGTTCCGCGGTGTCCGAGCTCGCGCCCACCGCATCAGCCGCCtacggcgccctcctcctgggcggcggcgccttTGCAT ATGTGAGGTCGGGGAGTAAAGGCTCCATCTTTGGAGGACTGTCCGGATCCGCGCTTATGGGCATT GCTTATTATCTGATGCAATCACCTGAAACAAAGGCGTTAGGTGACGCTGTTGGATTTGGATCTACCTTTCTGTTTGCCAGTGTTTTTG GTATAAGGCTGTACAATACCCGGAAACTGGTGCCCTCTGGTCTTCTTCTAGTTCTTTCGCTTGGTGCCTTGGGTGTCTTTTATTCTGCTTATATGCAAGACAAGGTGTGA